A region of Lycium barbarum isolate Lr01 chromosome 3, ASM1917538v2, whole genome shotgun sequence DNA encodes the following proteins:
- the LOC132631232 gene encoding LRR receptor-like serine/threonine-protein kinase GSO1, giving the protein MFLFLINFLLFIANVAAVFSASLPQDAVHLLGFRSSLPEPSQQLLPWYQSVSHCQWKGVSCYSDRNSHVESLNVSDFLLSGTLEKAFPNLCRLPHLVFLDLSGNHFTGGIPAILANCSQLETILLNDNRFSGFIPPEIFKSSKLLKLDLGRNQLNGIIPSEAGLSKNLQFLGLWENFLSGNIPKELFDLPNLTHLQLYTNNLTGPLPDFPSSCSISKLSIFENHFSGSLPITLGNCHNFTRFYALSAHLGGVISPEVFRGLSNLESLNLDDNLFEGEIPETLWNGGLQELILSRNKFNGSISEKIGGCPQINYIDLSVNKLTSQIPRSVGRLKNLNYLNLYTNNLTGSLPAEFGNCTSLVEISLFGNSIGGEIPQELCNLQALIKFNVYQNLIQGPILECIGRMSGLEELGLSQNRLTGKIPPGITNLTKLTFLGLAHNNLTGEIPPNLGKNNFPGLVKVDLGYNNFSGRIPSELCTGNTLGVLVLENNSFSGSFPTHLAKCKSLYRLKLPNNHMQGNIPDNIEKNEKISYLDVRGNKFSGRIPTAFGYWTNLSTIHLSENMFSGSIPAELGKLQNLVRLSISSNRLTGQIPLQLSYSTKLEELDLNSNNLSGRIPKEIASSSVLTNLLLQENKLSGALPDTFSSSQKLVKLQLGDNLLEGPIPCSLSKLSQPNFVLNLSMNKFSSQIPRCLGNLDNLEKLDISSNNLSGAIPSEMDKMRSLLFLNISFNNLSGKIPISWEKLLSSHQGSAQGNPRLCLSGMEGSNCKHVKNSHQMILVI; this is encoded by the exons ATGTTCTTGTTTCTGATTAATTTCCTTCTCTTCATTGCTAACGTGGCAGCGGTCTTTTCGGCCTCATTGCCTCAAGATGCTGTTCATCTACTTGGGTTTCGGAGCAGTCTTCCAGAACCCTCACAACAATTACTTCCTTGGTATCAGTCTGTTTCACACTGTCAATGGAAGGGTGTTTCCTGCTATTCAGACAGAAATTCTCATGTCGAATCATTGAATGTCAGTGACTTCCTTCTATCTGGAACCTTGGAAAAGGCCTTTCCCAATCTTTGCCGTCTTCCTCACTTGGTCTTCCTTGATCTCAGTGGCAACCATTTCACTGGTGGCATCCCCGCAATACTCGCAAACTGCAGCCAACTTGAGACGATTCTCCTCAACGACAACAGATTTTCAGGATTCATCCCACCAGAGATTTTCAAATCAAGCAAGCTTTTAAAACTTGATTTGGGTCGCAATCAGCTCAACGGCATCATTCCTTCTGAGGCAGGCCTTTCTAAGAACCTTCAATTTCTCGGATTGTGGGAGAACTTCCTTAGTGGAAACATTCCAAAAGAGCTATTCGATTTGCCAAACTTGACACATCTCCAACTCTACACGAACAATCTGACAGGACCTCTGCCCGACTTCCCATCCTCATGCTCAATTTCCAAGCtttctatttttgagaaccatttcTCAGGTTCTTTGCCAATTACCCTAGGCAATTGTCACAACTTTACTAGATTCTATGCATTATCTGCTCATCTCGGAGGAGTTATTTCCCCAGAGGTCTTTAGGGGCCTTTCAAATCTCGAATCTCTCAATTTAGATGATAACCTCTTTGAAGGGGAAATTCCTGAGACCTTATGGAATGGAGGCTTACAAGAGTTAATTCTTTCCAGGAATAAGTTTAACGGAAGTATATCCGAAAAGATTGGTGGTTGTCCTCAAATAAATTACATTGATTTGTCAGTTAACAAATTAACTAGTCAGATTCCCAGGTCGGTTGGGCGTCTGAAGAATTTAAACTATCTTAATCTTTATACTAACAATCTTACTGGTTCATTACCAGCAGAATTTGGAAACTGCACTTCTCTTGTTGAAATCAGTCTCTTCGGTAACTCCATTGGTGGGGAAATTCCTCAAGAGCTCTGCAATCTTCAAGCCCTAATAAAATTTAATGTATACCAAAATCTAATTCAGGGCCCTATTTTAGAATGCATAGGCAGAATGAGTGGACTGGAGGAGCTAGGACTTTCTCAGAACCGGTTGACTGGCAAGATACCACCTGGAATTACAAATTTGACGAAACTTACATTTCTTGGTTTGGCTCACAATAACCTTACAGGGGAGATACCACCTAATCTCGGAAAAAATAATTTCCCTGGCTTAGTAAAGGTTGATTTAGGTTATAATAACTTCAGTGGACGGATTCCTTCTGAACTATGTACTGGCAACACACTTGGAGTCCTGGTTCTTGAAAACAACAGTTTCAGTGGCAGCTTCCCCACACATCTAGCAAAATGCAAATCTCTCTATAGGTTAAAACTTCCCAACAACCATATGCAGGGGAATATTCCTGACAACAttgaaaagaatgagaaaatttCTTACTTGGATGTTCGAGGAAATAAGTTTTCAGGAAGGATTCCAACAGCGTTTGGTTACTGGACCAATCTTTCAACTATTCATCTTTCAGAAAATATGTTTTCTGGCTCCATACCAGCAGAACTTGGAAAGCTTCAAAATCTTGTAAGACTGAGCATTTCTTCGAACAGACTGACAGGACAAATTCCTCTTCAGTTGAGTTACTCCACAAAACTGGAAGAGTTGGATCTCAACAGCAACAATCTTTCAGGAAGAATTCCGAAAGAAATTGCATCATCTTCAGTATTAACAAATCTTTTACTTCAGGAGAACAAACTTTCTGGTGCTCTTCCAGACACTTTCTCCTCCTCACAAAAGCTTGTGAAGCTGCAGCTCGGGGACAACTTGCTCGAAGGCCCAATTCCATGCAGTCTGAGTAAACTTAGCCAACCTAATTTTGTACTGAATCTGAGCATGAATAAGTTTAGCAGTCAAATTCCTAGGTGCCTAGGCAATCTAGACAACTTGGAGAAACTTGATATATCAAGCAACAACTTGTCTGGTGCAATACCATCAGAAATGGACAAGATGAGGTCCCTTTTGTTTCTCAACATATCATTTAATAATTTGTCGGGGAAGATACCCATTTCATGGGAAAAACTATTAAGTTCACATCAGGGATCTGCCCAGGGAAATCCAAGACTCTGCTTGTCAGGAATGGAAGGTAGTAACTGCAAGCATGTGAAAAACTCACAT caaatgatcttggtgatCTAA
- the LOC132632154 gene encoding protein CANDIDATE G-PROTEIN COUPLED RECEPTOR 7-like, whose amino-acid sequence MAVLYNCSLFSIVFAVLITTALAEIRSTQIRSDSRSTIPFDEFGYTHFGRLNLTVTDITLSHPKSGPEPVPSELGFFLVTREAWPHVLEQLQDGDIRCTLHSDLVKRVLTFDQLQPSVKQFNTSFNVAEANQFTLVFANCMPNLEVSMNVHSVMYNYNPKSGDLDFLSAGKTALPVIYYLFFVVYVLMGGLWVFALYKKRLSVYGIHFFMLAVVILKALNLLCEAEDKSYIKKTGTAHGWDVLFYIFSFLKGITLFTLIVLIGTGWSFLKPYLQDKEKKVLMIVIPLQVVANLAQVVIDETGPFGENSYTWKQVFLLVDIVCCCAVLFPIVWSIKNLREAAKTDGKAAVNLMKLTLFRQYYVIVICYIYFTRVVVYALETITSYRYQWTSVVAAEAATLAFYVFTGYNFRPKTHNPYFAIDDEEEEAASEALKLEDEFEL is encoded by the coding sequence ATGGCTGTTCTGTACAATTGTTCCCTTTTCTCTATAGTCTTTGCTGTCTTAATTACCACCGCATTAGCAGAGATCCGATCCACACAGATCCGATCCGATTCACGTTCTACAATCCCCTTTGATGAATTCGGGTACACCCATTTTGGCCGTCTTAACCTCACTGTAACCGACATCACCTTATCCCACCCGAAATCCGGACCCGAACCCGTTCCATCTGAATTGGGTTTCTTTCTTGTAACACGTGAAGCTTGGCCACATGTTCTTGAACAACTCCAAGATGGTGATATCCGATGTACTCTTCACTCTGATCTTGTTAAAAGGGTTTTAACTTTTGATCAGTTGCAACCATCTGTGAAACAATTCAATACTTCTTTTAATGTCGCTGAAGCGAATCAATTCACTCTTGTTTTTGCTAATTGCATGCCTAATTTGGAAGTTTCAATGAATGTTCATTCGGTTATGTATAATTATAACCCGAAAAGTGGGGATCTTGATTTTCTGTCTGCAGGCAAGACTGCTCTTCCAGTGatttattatttgttttttgtagtgtatgttttaatgggGGGTTTATGGGTTTTTGCACTTTACAAAAAAAGGTTATCTGTTTATGGAATTCATTTCTTTATGCTTGCTGTTGTGATCTTGAAAGCATTGAATTTGCTGTGTGAGGCTGAAGATAAATCGTATATTAAGAAGACTGGTACTGCTCATGgatgggatgttttgttttatatatttagCTTCTTGAAGGGTATTACTTTGTTCACTTTGATAGTTTTGATTGGAACTGGTTGGTCATTTTTGAAGCCTTACTTGCAAGATAAAGAGAAGAAGGTTTTGATGATTGTTATTCCTTTGCAAGTTGTGGCCAATCTTGCTCAGGTTGTGATTGATGAAACTGGCCCTTTTGGTGAAAATTCATACACATGGAAGCAGGTTTTCTTGCTTGTTGATATTGTGTGTTGTTGTGCTGTATTGTTTCCTATTGTGTGGTCGATTAAGAACTTGCGTGAGGCAGCTAAGACGGATGGCAAAGCTGCAGTGAATTTGATGAAGTTGACATTATTCAGGCAGTACTATGTTATTGTGATATGTTACATATACTTTACAAGAGTTGTGGTTTATGCTTTGGAGACTATTACCTCGTATCGGTATCAGTGGACTAGTGTGGTGGCTGCTGAAGCGGCAACACTTGCCTTCTATGTCTTTACGGGTTATAACTTCAGGCCTAAGACGCACAATCCATATTTTGCGAttgatgacgaggaagaagaggctGCTTCCGAGGCACTCAAACTTGAAGACGAATTTGAATTATGA
- the LOC132631233 gene encoding LRR receptor-like serine/threonine-protein kinase GSO1, whose translation MACLDFKNVFSSLFSLIASRCCSSTRVSKQSSRALSTIAPLESIRLTLPVERSFLLFRRGNHFTGGIPAMLDNCSQLETILLNDNSLSGFIPPEIFKSSKLLKLDLGHNQLNGTIPSEVGLSKNLQFLGLWDNYLSGNIPKELFDLPNLTDLELHTNYLTGPLPDFPSSCSISKLSIFENHFSGSLPITFRNCHNLTTFYASSANLGGFISPEVFRGLSNLESLYLDDNHFEGEIPETLWNGSLQKLVLSLNMFNGSISEKIGGCPRINYIDLSANKLTGQIPRSVGRLKNLNNLILYTNNLTGSLPAEFVNCTSLVEISLFGNSIGGEIPQELCNLQALIKFNVYQNLIQGPILECIGRMSGLEELGLSQNRLTGKIPPGITNMTKLTYLVLAHNNLTGEIPPNLGKNNFPGLVKVDLGYNNFSGRIPSELCNGNTLGVLVLENNRFSGSFPTHLAKCKSLYRLKLPNNHLQGSIPDNIEKNENISYLDVQGNMLSGRIPAAFGYWTNLSMINLSKNMFSGSIPAELGKLQNLVRLSISSNRLTGKIPLQLSYSAKLAELDLSNNSLSGRIPKEIASSSVLKSLLLQDNKLSGAFPDTFSSTQKLKYLQLGNNLLEGPIPCSLSKLRQPNFELNLSMNKFTGEIPRYLGNLDTLEKLDISSNNLSGAIPSEMDKMRSLLFLNISFNNLSGKIPISWEKLLSSHQGSAQGNPRLCLSGMEGSSCKHVKNSHVTWKTLAGIISGCVLSMAIIAAAIYLLVTWTRHPFLLNKHRPVKCLSGIEDLPDRINFEDIVHATEGWSEKYVIGRGKHGTVYKMESAKSTKAWAVKKVDLAQTAFNDEMRTLNSVRHRNLVRLGGYCIRHGYGFILTEFIPGGTLHDVLHQSKPPVVLDWESRHRIALGVAQSLSYLHHDSVPQIIHRDLKSDNVMLDAEMVPKIGNFGIAKIVSDSDENSTNSKIVGTLGYIAPENAYSVRLTEKSDVYSYGVLLLELFCRKMPVDPSFEEGLDIVFWVRKNLQRSNNFLCFLDEEISLWEVEEQRKALKIVDLALQCAQLEASTRPAMRDVVRSLLELNHRCKVKK comes from the exons ATGGCGTGCCTGGATTTCAAGAACGTGTT TAGCAGTCTTTTCAGCCTCATTGCCTCAAGATGCTGTTCATCTACTCGGGTTTCGAAGCAGTCTTCCAGAGCCCTCTCAACAATTGCTCCCCTGGAATCAATCCGTCTCACACTGCCAGTGGAAAGGAGTTTCTTGCTATTCAGACG TGGCAACCATTTCACTGGTGGCATCCCCGCTATGCTTGATAACTGCAGCCAACTTGAGACCATTCTCCTCAACGACAACAGCCTTTCAGGATTCATCCCACCAGAGATTTTCAAATCAAGCAAGCTTTTAAAACTTGATTTGGGTCACAATCAGCTCAATGGCACCATTCCTTCTGAGGTAGGCCTTTCTAAGAACCTTCAATTTCTCGGATTGTGGGACAACTACCTTAGTGGAAACATTCCAAAAGAGCTATTCGATTTGCCAAACTTGACAGATCTCGAACTCCACACGAACTATCTGACAGGACCTCTGCCCGACTTCCCATCCTCATGTTCAATTTCCAAGCtttctatttttgagaaccatttcTCAGGTTCTTTGCCAATTACCTTCCGTAATTGTCACAACCTTACCACATTCTATGCATCATCTGCTAATCTCGGAGGATTTATTTCCCCAGAGGTCTTTAGGGGCCTTTCAAATCTCGAATCTCTCTATTTAGATGATAACCACTTTGAAGGGGAAATTCCTGAGACCTTATGGAATGGGAGCTTACAAAAATTGGTTCTTTCCTTGAATATGTTTAATGGAAGCATATCCGAAAAGATTGGTGGTTGTCCTCGGATAAATTACATTGATTTGTCAGCTAACAAATTAACTGGTCAGATTCCCAGGTCGGTTGGGCGTCTGAAGAATTTAAACAATCTTATTCTTTATACTAACAATCTTACTGGTTCATTACCAGCAGAATTTGTAAACTGCACTTCTCTTGTTGAAATCAGTCTCTTCGGTAACTCCATTGGTGGAGAAATTCCTCAAGAGCTCTGCAACCTTCAAGCCCTAATAAAATTTAATGTATACCAAAATCTAATACAGGGCCCTATTCTAGAATGCATAGGCAGAATGAGTGGACTGGAGGAGCTAGGACTTTCTCAGAACCGGTTGACTGGCAAGATACCACCTGGAATTACAAATATGACGAAACTTACATATCTTGTTTTGGCTCATAATAACCTTACAGGGGAGATACCACCTAATCTCGGAAAAAATAATTTCCCTGGCTTAGTAAAGGTTGATTTAGGTTATAATAACTTCAGTGGACGGATTCCTTCTGAACTATGTAATGGCAACACACTTGGAGTCCTGGTTCTTGAAAACAACCGTTTCAGTGGCAGCTTCCCAACACATCTAGCAAAATGCAAATCTCTCTATAGGTTAAAACTTCCCAACAACCATCTGCAGGGGAGTATTCCTGACAACATTGAAAAGAATGAGAACATTTCTTACTTGGATGTTCAAGGAAATATGCTTTCAGGAAGGATTCCAGCAGCATTTGGTTACTGGACCAATCTTTCAATGATTAATCTTTCCAAAAATATGTTTTCTGGCTCCATACCTGCAGAGCTTGGAAAGCTTCAAAATCTTGTAAGACTGAGCATTTCTTCAAACAGACTGACAGGGAAAATTCCTCTTCAGTTAAGTTACTCTGCAAAACTGGCAGAGCTGGATCTCAGCAACAACAGTCTTTCAGGAAGAATTCCTAAAGAAATTGCATCATCTTCAGTATTGAAAAGTCTTCTACTCCAGGACAACAAACTTTCTGGTGCTTTTCCAGACACTTTCTCCTCCACACAAAAGCTTAAATATCTGCAGCTGGGGAACAACTTACTCGAAGGCCCAATACCATGCAGTCTGAGTAAACTCAGGCAACCAAATTTTGAACTGAATCTGAGCATGAATAAGTTTACTGGTGAAATTCCTAGGTACCTAGGCAATCTAGACACATTGGAGAAACTTGATATATCAAGCAACAACTTGTCTGGTGCAATACCATCAGAAATGGACAAGATGAGGTCCCTTTTGTTTCTCAACATATCATTTAATAATTTGTCGGGGAAGATACCCATTTCATGGGAAAAACTATTAAGTTCACATCAGGGATCTGCCCAGGGAAATCCAAGACTCTGCTTGTCAGGAATGGAAGGTAGTAGCTGCAAGCATGTGAAAAACTCACATGTAACATGGAAGACCTTGGCTGGTATAATCAGTGGATGTGTGCTTTCCATGGCAATCATAGCTGCTGCAATATACTTACTGGTGACTTGGACTCGGCACCCTTTCCTGCTGAATAAGCATCGGCCTGTCAAGTGTCTGTCAGGAATTGAAGATCTGCCTGATCGTATAAATTTTGAGGACATTGTACATGCAACAGAAGGCTGGAGCGAAAAATATGTTATTGGAAGAGGCAAGCATGGAACTGTTTATAAGATGGAATCTGCGAAATCCACTAAGGCTTGGGCTGTCAAGAAGGTTGACTTAGCTCAGACAGCATTCAACGATGAAATGAGAACCCTAAATTCTGTCAGACACCGCAATTTGGTAAGATTGGGAGGATACTGCATCAGACATGGATATGGCTTCATTCTAACAGAATTTATCCCTGGAGGGACTCTTCATGATGTCCTTCACCAGAGTAAACCACCTGTAGTCCTGGACTGGGAGTCGCGCCATCGTATTGCTCTTGGTGTTGCTCAAAGTCTGTCATACCTTCACCATGATTCTGTCCCTCAAATCATTCACAGAGATCTCAAGTCAGATAATGTAATGCTGGATGCTGAGATGGTACCAAAGATTGGCAACTTCGGGATTGCTAAAATAGTATCAGATTCTGATGAAAACTCGACAAACTCTAAAATTGTTGGGACCCTCGGATACATTGCTCCAG AGAATGCATACTCAGTTCGATTGACAGAGAAAAGTGATGTCTATAGCTATGGAGTTCTTCTATTGGAGCTCTTCTGCAGAAAAATGCCAGTAGACCCCAGCTTTGAAGAAGGATTAGACATTGTTTTCTGGGTGAGGAAGAACTTGCAGAGAAGCAacaatttcctttgttttcttgatgAAGAAATTAGTCTCTGGGAGGTAGAAGAACAACGGAAGGCCCTGAAAATAGTGGATTTGGCGCTTCAATGTGCTCAACTCGAGGCAAGCACCAGGCCAGCAATGAGGGATGTAGTAAGGTCTCTTCTCGAGTTAAATCATAGATGTAAAGTGAAGAAATGA